The Mangifera indica cultivar Alphonso unplaced genomic scaffold, CATAS_Mindica_2.1 Un_0052, whole genome shotgun sequence genome includes a window with the following:
- the LOC123206859 gene encoding uncharacterized protein LOC123206859 isoform X2 — MSSTVIEPTNQQKHDLLIGENYNLTLARSMQDLVAETQKGTSNFSPFINVFYRLMQAKIDPPLESIWVYTILTVRSRNFTNDEPLNRLSVTKEMFELISVCSSACSSLKGIALLAPVVFELHKVVVESKRRDLSSKREKKLIREIRSLVNVILEFISVCCSQNLVEQSDNLIVPFKILASLWMSENQSLESILPLVSAEISREVSEGVCDVNHLAGVVIFEMFLLKLCLSFGMGIAGAQSEEDLKSWVVGSITGFQNAYFFETLVRMLLEPTLPVTSLLSSEDEVLLRKVLYDAIILVEYCFLNPERAVHLPTEQMKRLAMARLIVTQEAIESLRENGDQKRAISYASAFSSSKLPAQIIKWITSQIGMDEKPSRSFGSSPKTLLEWLLGLDNQGIRVFDDRTLKTRAKLVVDNSKHDYKPQPSKMERKHADSDILFYIDNKGEVEDGDEEQKKLNKSMSAAFVAAAHSMKMTKNGVTKRKEKGITGKMKKIKYLKFDLSENFGSTIERNSSVSNESLNSGSEVDEPSSDEDMETDEQ, encoded by the exons ATGTCTTCGACTGTTATAGAACCTACAAACCAACAAAAGCACGATCTTTTGATCGGCGAAAACTATAATCTCACGCTAGCCCGATCAATGCAAGACCTTGTAGCTGAGACTCAAAAGGGAACCTCAAATTTTAGTCCTTTCATCAACGTATTCTATCGATTAATGCAAGCAAAGATTGACCCACCTCTGGAGTCCATCTGGGTCTACACTATTTTGACCGTTCGTAGCCGTAATTTCACAAATGACGAACCTTTGAATCGATTATCTGTCACAAAAGAGATGTTTGAATTGATATCAGTTTGCTCCAGTGCTTGTAGTTCTTTGAAAGGTATCGCATTGCTAGCTCCGGTTGTTTTTGAGTTGCACAAAGTGGTTGTTGAGTCGAAAAGAAGAGACCTGTCttcaaagagagagaagaaactGATTAGAGAGATCAGGTCATTGGTTAATGTGATTCTTGAGTTTATAAGTGTGTGCTGTAGCCAGAATTTGGTAGAGcaaagtgataatttaattgTGCCATTTAAAATTTTGGCAAGTTTGTGGATGAGCGAAAATCAGAGTTTAGAGTCTATTTTACCGCTTGTGAGTGCTGAGATTTCGAGGGAGGTTAGTGAAGGAGTGTGTGACGTGAATCACTTGGCTGGGGTGGTTATTTTTGAGatgtttttgttaaaattgtgCTTGAGTTTTGGGATGGGGATTGCGGGAGCACAGTCGGAGGAAGATTTGAAGAGTTGGGTTGTGGGTTCCATAACTGGGTTTCAAAATGCTTACTTCTTTG AGACCCTTGTGAGAATGCTGTTGGAGCCGACTTTGCCTGTGACTTCTCTATTG AGTTCTGAAGATGAAGTATTGCTAAGGAAAGTTCTGTATGATGCTATTATATTAGTGGAGTATTGTTTCCTCAATCCTGAGAGAGCAGTGCATCTTCCAACTGAACAAATGAAAAGACTTGCCATGGCAAGATTGATTGTTACCCAGGAAGCCATAGAGTCTTTAAG GGAAAATGGAGATCAGAAAAGAGCTATATCTTATGCAAGTGCCTTCTCTAGTTCCAAATTACCTGCTCAAATTATCAAATGGATCACATCACAGATTGGCATGGATGAAAAGCCTAGTAGATCATTCGGATCTTCACCTAAAACTCTATTAG AGTGGCTGCTGGGTCTTGATAATCAAGGGATAAGAGTATTTGATGATAGAACCTTAAAGACTCGTGCCAAACTAGTTGTTGATAATTCCAAACACGACTATAAGCCTCAGCCATCAAAGATGGAAAGGAAACATGCAGACTCTGATATTCTCTTTTACATTGATAATAAGGGTGAAGTGGAAGACGGTGATGAAGAACAGAAAAAGCTGAACAAATCCATGAGTGCAGCATTTGTAGCTGCTGCTCACTCAATGAAGATGACCAAAAATGGAGTGACAAAACGGAAAGAGAAGGGAATCACTGGCAAgatgaaaaagattaaatatcTCAAATTTGACCTCTCGGAGAACTTTGGTTCAACTATAGAGAGGAACTCATCTGTCAGCAATGAAAGCTTGAATAGTGGTAGTGAAGTGGATGAACCAAGTTCTGATGAAGATATGGAAACAgatgaacaataa
- the LOC123206866 gene encoding serine acetyltransferase 5-like, with translation MPTGELRYSSETSANDDEAWVWAQIKAEARRDAESEPALASYLYSTILSHSSFERSLSFHLGNKLSSSTLLSTLLYDLFLNTFSSDPTLRAAAVADIRAARVRDPACVSFSHCLLNYKGFLACQAHRIAHKLWTESRRPLALALHSRISDVFAVDIHPAARIGKGILLDHATGVVIGETAVIGNNVSILHHVTLGGTGNTSGDRHPKIGDGVLIGAGATILGNIKIGDGAKIGAGSVVLIDVPPRTTAVGNPARLVGGKEKPSRLEDIPGESMDHTSFISEWSDYII, from the exons ATGCCCACGGGCGAGCTTAGGTACTCATCGGAAACATCGGCCAACGACGACGAGGCATGGGTGTGGGCGCAGATCAAAGCGGAGGCGCGGCGCGACGCAGAGTCGGAGCCCGCTTTAGCAAGCTATCTCTACTCCACCATCCTATCGCACTCCTCTTTCGAAAGATCGCTGTCGTTTCATTTGGGCAACAAATTATCCTCCTCCACGCTCCTGTCTACTTTGTTGTATGATCTCTTTCTCAACACCTTCTCCTCCGACCCCACGCTCCGTGCCGCCGCCGTCGCTGATATTCGTGCCGCGCGTGTCAGAGACCCTGCTTGCGTTTCCTTCTCTCACTGCCTTCTTAATTACAAGGGCTTCTTGGCCTGTCAG GCTCACCGAATAGCACACAAACTGTGGACTGAGTCTCGGAGACCATTAGCATTAGCATTGCACTCTCGAATTTCTGATGTATTTGCTGTTGATATACATCCAGCAGCTAGAATAGGAAAAGGGATTTTGCTTGATCATGCAACGGGTGTGGTCATTGGTGAGACAGCAGTGATTGGCAACAATGTGTCAATTTTGCATCATGTTACACTTGGTGGTACTGGGAACACATCTGGTGATCGGCACCCGAAGATTGGAGATGGGGTGCTGATTGGGGCTGGTGCAACCATATTAGGAAACATTAAGATTGGGGATGGTGCAAAAATTGGGGCTGGGTCTGTGGTACTGATTGATGTGCCACCAAGGACCACTGCAGTGGGGAATCCGGCAAGGCTGGTGGGAGGAAAAGAGAAGCCCTCTAGGCTGGAAGATATTCCTGGGGAGTCCATGGATCATACTTCATTCATTTCTGAGTGGTCagattatattatttga
- the LOC123206856 gene encoding protein NDL1-like isoform X1 — MGESNEFVSVNMEKICLGGKEYNVQTGRGSVSVIIYGDQDKPALITYPDLALNHMSCFQGLFFWPEAASMLLHNFCIYHICPPGHELGAAPICPDDPAPSVDDLADQILEVLNYFGLGSVMCMGVTAGAYILTLFAMKYRERVLGLILVSPLCKAPSWSEWLYNKVMANLLYFYGMCGLVNEFLLQRYFSKEVRGTAEVPESDIVQACRRLLDERQSTNVLQYLQAINRRPDITDGLKKLKCRTLIFIGDSSPFHSEALHMIAKLDKRYSALVEVQACGSMVTEEQPHAMLIPMEYFLMGYGMYRPCQFTDSPKSPLSPSCISPELLSPESMGLKLKPIKTRVSMSNVDKPF; from the exons ATGGGAGAGTCGAATGAATTTGTTTCAGTTAACATGGAGAAGATCTGTCTTGGTGGCAAG GAATACAATGTTCAAACTGGCCGTGGTTCAGTGTCTGTTATAATCTATGGAGACCAAGACAAGCCAGCTTTAATCACTTATCCTGATTTAGCTCTAAATC ATATGTCTTGTTTTCAAGGCTTGTTTTTTTGGCCTGAAGCGGCTTCCATGTTGCTACACAACTTCTGCATATACCATATTTGTCCTCCTGGGCATGAG TTAGGAGCAGCTCCAATCTGTCCAGATGATCCTGCACCTTCTGTTGATGACTTAGCTGATCAGATCCTTGAGGTTCTCAACTATTTTGG ACTTGGCTCAGTAATGTGCATGGGTGTGACTGCTGGTGCTTACATTCTTACTTTATTTGCT ATGAAATATAGGGAACGTGTTCTTGGTTTGATACTTGTATCTCCTCTATGCAAGGCACCCTCTTGGTCAGAATGGCTTTATAATAAG GTGATGGCAAATTTACTATATTTCTATGGCATGTGTGGATTGGTTAATGAGTTCTTGCTTCAGCGGTACTTCAGCAAG GAAGTCCGCGGTACAGCTGAAGTTCCAGAGTCAGATATAGTTCAAGCATGCAGAAGA tTGTTGGATGAGAGGCAGAGCACAAATGTTTTGCAGTATCTTCAAGCCATCAATAG GAGACCAGACATCACTGATGGCCTGAAGAAGCTTAAATGTCGAACTCTCATTTTCATTGGGGATAGCTCCCCTTTTCATTCAGAGGCTCTCCACATGATTGCGAAATTGGATAAAAGATATAGTGCATTAGTTGAG GTCCAGGCTTGTGGATCAATGGTGACAGAAGAGCAACCACATGCAATGTTGATACCAATGGAATACTTTTTGATGGGTTATGGGATGTATAGACCTTGCCAGTTTACTGACAGTCCAAAGAGTCCACTGAGTCCGTCTTGCATCTCCCCAGAGCTTCTCTCTCCGGAAAGTATGGGTTTGAAGTTAAAGCCAATCAAGACTCGAGTTTCGATGTCAAATGTAGACAAACCATTTTGA
- the LOC123206865 gene encoding pentatricopeptide repeat-containing protein At2g15690, mitochondrial-like: MASPASLQRAGNSFILSSPFNSKINHPFSSHSLTLKFPPTPKRLCAYANRNSKVYRRPSVNTQRDKQRNKTNNIQIGNDLLPGNTGRENLDVDLMNLCKEGKFKEAIEYMGRGAFAGYDVFSELLDSCGNLSSLEMGRTVHDLLRKSPFSNDTALNNKLIGMYGKCNNIRGARKVFDQMPEKNLSSWHLMINAYTVDGKGDDGLLLFDQMRKLNFLPNQETFVLVLAACANAGDVKAVFMYFELMQSEYGIVPEIEHYLGVIDVLGRAGHLNEAEEFIEKMLFEPTAEVWETLRDFARIHGDVELEDHAEELLIDLDPSKATVNKISLPPRKKQFATNMLAEKDRVSEYRCTELYKGEGYQNVKGLNGQMREAGYVPDTRYVLHDIDEEAKEKALQYHSERLAIAYGLISTPARMPLRIMKNLRICGDCHNAIKIMSKIVGRELIVRDNKRFHHFRDGKCSCRDYW, translated from the coding sequence ATGGCGTCTCCGGCTTCTCTTCAACGCGCAGGAAACTCCTTTATACTATCTTCTCCCTTCAATTCTAAAATTAATCACCCGTTCTCGTCTCACTCCCTCACTCTCAAATTCCCACCTACGCCAAAACGTTTATGTGCCTATGCAAACCGTAACTCCAAGGTCTATCGTCGGCCCAGCGTCAATACTCAGCGTGATAAACAGAGGAACAAGACCAACAATATTCAAATTGGGAACGACCTGTTACCTGGAAATACAGGAAGAGAGAATCTTGATGTTGATTTGATGAATCTGTGCAAGGAGGGTAAGTTTAAAGAAGCAATTGAGTATATGGGTCGTGGTGCCTTTGCTGGTTATGATGTGTTCAGTGAGTTGTTGGATTCATGTGGGAATTTGAGTTCGCTTGAAATGGGAAGAACGGTTCATGATTTATTAAGAAAGTCACCGTTTAGTAATGATACTGCAttgaacaataaattgattGGAATGTATGGGAAATGTAATAATATCAGAGGTGCACGCAAGGTGTTTGATCAAATGCCTGAGAAAAATTTGAGTTCGTGGCATTTGATGATTAATGCATACACTGTTGATGGAAAAGGTGACGATGGGTTGTTGTTGTTTGACCAAATGAGAAAATTGAACTTTTTACCCAATCAGGAGACTTTTGTGCTGGTCTTGGCGGCTTGTGCTAATGCAGGGGATGTCAAAGCAGTGTTTATGTATTTTGAGTTGATGCAGAGTGAATATGGTATTGTACCAGAAATTGAGCATTATTTAGGAGTTATTGATGTTCTAGGGAGAGCTGGTCATTTGAATGAAGCTGAGGAATTCATTGAAAAAATGCTGTTTGAGCCTACAGCAGAAGTATGGGAGACTCTTAGAGATTTTGCTAGAATTCATGGAGATGTTGAACTTGAAGATCATGCGGAGGAGTTATTGATTGATCTTGATCCTTCCAAGGCCACTGTTAACAAGATCTCATTGCCTCCAAGGAAGAAGCAATTTGCAACTAATATGCTTGCGGAGAAGGATAGAGTGAGTGAATATCGGTGTACAGAGCTCTATAAAGGAGAGGGATATCAGAATGTGAAAGGCTTGAATGGACAGATGAGAGAAGCGGGTTATGTGCCGGACACAAGATATGTGCTACACGACATTGATGAAGAGGCAAAAGAGAAGGCCTTGCAATACCATAGTGAGCGTTTGGCCATTGCTTATGGTTTGATCAGTACTCCGGCTAGGATGCCTCTTAGGATAATGAAGAACCTTAGAATTTGCGGCGACTGCCACAATGCAATAAAGATCATGTCCAAGATTGTTGGAAGAGAGCTAATTGTTAGGGATAACAAGCGGTTTCATCATTTCAGGGATGGCAAATGCTCCTGCAGGGATTACTGGTAA
- the LOC123206875 gene encoding uncharacterized protein LOC123206875: MAKTQAVLLLIATIFLLSSLIPVSYCAKKPVAVARKEDIPFIKCQVCEKLAYQLYQQVQKKQAQISPKKVSEFQIIEITENVCNLKKEEADWILRIDIVEKGSKLELVDQDAEGQCNSECKTIEKACQEVMGYSDTDVAEYVYTSKPDIESLVNFLCKDLTKACSRKPPPVPKDRIPGEPFVPKPAKEAEMERIMKSMEGMPGAPGMKMYSREDLMNMNNFGNEDADDDEDEDDDGFPSNLGKVLREKGSKNIGWKERISNGIKNTREVLKRHANKYSNQIRQWWRRTKAEKSKGGKAEL; this comes from the exons ATGGCAAAGACTCAGGCTGTATTGCTTCTTATAGCAACGATATTTCTGTTGTCATCATTGATACCCGTCTCTTATTGCGCAAAGAAACCGGTTGCAGTGGCCAGAAAAGAAGACATACCCTTCATCAAATGCCAAGTATGTGAAAAACTGGCATACCAGTTGTACCAGCAAGTACAAAAGAAGCAGGCCCAGATCTCTCCCAAGAAG GTTTCGGAGTTTCAAATAATTGAGATTACGGAGAATGTTTGTAATTTGAAGAAGGAGGAAGCTGATTGGATTTTGCGGATTGATATTGTCGAAAAGGGAAGTAAGTTGGAG CTGGTTGATCAGGATGCTGAGGGGCAATGCAACTCAGAATGCAAAACAATCGAGAAGGCTTGTCAGGAG GTCATGGGGTATTCTGATACTGACGTTGCTGAATATGTCTACACATCCAAGCCTGACATTGAATCATTAGTGAATTTTCTATGTAAAGACCTTACTAAAGCATGCAGCAGAAAGCCACCGCCAGTTCCCAAG GATAGGATACCAGGAGAACCTTTTGTGCCGAAACCTGCTAAAGAGGCTGAAATGGAAAGGATTATGAAGTCCATGGAG GGCATGCCAGGAGCACCTGGAATGAAAATGTACTCAAGAGAAGATTTGATGAACATGAATAATTTTGGCAATGAAGATGccgatgatgatgaagatgaagatgatgatggcTTCCCCTCAAATTTG GGCAAAGTTTTGAGAGAGAAAGGAAGTAAAAACATCGGCTGGAAAGAAAGGATCAGCAATGGAATAAAAAACACTAGGGAGGTACTAAAGAGGCATGCCAACAAGTACTCGAACCAGATTCGACAGTGGTGGAGAAGAACCAAAGCGGAGAAATCAAAAGGTGGCAAGGCTGAATTATAG
- the LOC123206859 gene encoding uncharacterized protein LOC123206859 isoform X1 — MSSTVIEPTNQQKHDLLIGENYNLTLARSMQDLVAETQKGTSNFSPFINVFYRLMQAKIDPPLESIWVYTILTVRSRNFTNDEPLNRLSVTKEMFELISVCSSACSSLKGIALLAPVVFELHKVVVESKRRDLSSKREKKLIREIRSLVNVILEFISVCCSQNLVEQSDNLIVPFKILASLWMSENQSLESILPLVSAEISREVSEGVCDVNHLAGVVIFEMFLLKLCLSFGMGIAGAQSEEDLKSWVVGSITGFQNAYFFETLVRMLLEPTLPVTSLLQSSEDEVLLRKVLYDAIILVEYCFLNPERAVHLPTEQMKRLAMARLIVTQEAIESLRENGDQKRAISYASAFSSSKLPAQIIKWITSQIGMDEKPSRSFGSSPKTLLEWLLGLDNQGIRVFDDRTLKTRAKLVVDNSKHDYKPQPSKMERKHADSDILFYIDNKGEVEDGDEEQKKLNKSMSAAFVAAAHSMKMTKNGVTKRKEKGITGKMKKIKYLKFDLSENFGSTIERNSSVSNESLNSGSEVDEPSSDEDMETDEQ; from the exons ATGTCTTCGACTGTTATAGAACCTACAAACCAACAAAAGCACGATCTTTTGATCGGCGAAAACTATAATCTCACGCTAGCCCGATCAATGCAAGACCTTGTAGCTGAGACTCAAAAGGGAACCTCAAATTTTAGTCCTTTCATCAACGTATTCTATCGATTAATGCAAGCAAAGATTGACCCACCTCTGGAGTCCATCTGGGTCTACACTATTTTGACCGTTCGTAGCCGTAATTTCACAAATGACGAACCTTTGAATCGATTATCTGTCACAAAAGAGATGTTTGAATTGATATCAGTTTGCTCCAGTGCTTGTAGTTCTTTGAAAGGTATCGCATTGCTAGCTCCGGTTGTTTTTGAGTTGCACAAAGTGGTTGTTGAGTCGAAAAGAAGAGACCTGTCttcaaagagagagaagaaactGATTAGAGAGATCAGGTCATTGGTTAATGTGATTCTTGAGTTTATAAGTGTGTGCTGTAGCCAGAATTTGGTAGAGcaaagtgataatttaattgTGCCATTTAAAATTTTGGCAAGTTTGTGGATGAGCGAAAATCAGAGTTTAGAGTCTATTTTACCGCTTGTGAGTGCTGAGATTTCGAGGGAGGTTAGTGAAGGAGTGTGTGACGTGAATCACTTGGCTGGGGTGGTTATTTTTGAGatgtttttgttaaaattgtgCTTGAGTTTTGGGATGGGGATTGCGGGAGCACAGTCGGAGGAAGATTTGAAGAGTTGGGTTGTGGGTTCCATAACTGGGTTTCAAAATGCTTACTTCTTTG AGACCCTTGTGAGAATGCTGTTGGAGCCGACTTTGCCTGTGACTTCTCTATTG CAGAGTTCTGAAGATGAAGTATTGCTAAGGAAAGTTCTGTATGATGCTATTATATTAGTGGAGTATTGTTTCCTCAATCCTGAGAGAGCAGTGCATCTTCCAACTGAACAAATGAAAAGACTTGCCATGGCAAGATTGATTGTTACCCAGGAAGCCATAGAGTCTTTAAG GGAAAATGGAGATCAGAAAAGAGCTATATCTTATGCAAGTGCCTTCTCTAGTTCCAAATTACCTGCTCAAATTATCAAATGGATCACATCACAGATTGGCATGGATGAAAAGCCTAGTAGATCATTCGGATCTTCACCTAAAACTCTATTAG AGTGGCTGCTGGGTCTTGATAATCAAGGGATAAGAGTATTTGATGATAGAACCTTAAAGACTCGTGCCAAACTAGTTGTTGATAATTCCAAACACGACTATAAGCCTCAGCCATCAAAGATGGAAAGGAAACATGCAGACTCTGATATTCTCTTTTACATTGATAATAAGGGTGAAGTGGAAGACGGTGATGAAGAACAGAAAAAGCTGAACAAATCCATGAGTGCAGCATTTGTAGCTGCTGCTCACTCAATGAAGATGACCAAAAATGGAGTGACAAAACGGAAAGAGAAGGGAATCACTGGCAAgatgaaaaagattaaatatcTCAAATTTGACCTCTCGGAGAACTTTGGTTCAACTATAGAGAGGAACTCATCTGTCAGCAATGAAAGCTTGAATAGTGGTAGTGAAGTGGATGAACCAAGTTCTGATGAAGATATGGAAACAgatgaacaataa
- the LOC123206856 gene encoding protein NDL1-like isoform X2, which produces MSCFQGLFFWPEAASMLLHNFCIYHICPPGHELGAAPICPDDPAPSVDDLADQILEVLNYFGLGSVMCMGVTAGAYILTLFAMKYRERVLGLILVSPLCKAPSWSEWLYNKVMANLLYFYGMCGLVNEFLLQRYFSKEVRGTAEVPESDIVQACRRLLDERQSTNVLQYLQAINRRPDITDGLKKLKCRTLIFIGDSSPFHSEALHMIAKLDKRYSALVEVQACGSMVTEEQPHAMLIPMEYFLMGYGMYRPCQFTDSPKSPLSPSCISPELLSPESMGLKLKPIKTRVSMSNVDKPF; this is translated from the exons ATGTCTTGTTTTCAAGGCTTGTTTTTTTGGCCTGAAGCGGCTTCCATGTTGCTACACAACTTCTGCATATACCATATTTGTCCTCCTGGGCATGAG TTAGGAGCAGCTCCAATCTGTCCAGATGATCCTGCACCTTCTGTTGATGACTTAGCTGATCAGATCCTTGAGGTTCTCAACTATTTTGG ACTTGGCTCAGTAATGTGCATGGGTGTGACTGCTGGTGCTTACATTCTTACTTTATTTGCT ATGAAATATAGGGAACGTGTTCTTGGTTTGATACTTGTATCTCCTCTATGCAAGGCACCCTCTTGGTCAGAATGGCTTTATAATAAG GTGATGGCAAATTTACTATATTTCTATGGCATGTGTGGATTGGTTAATGAGTTCTTGCTTCAGCGGTACTTCAGCAAG GAAGTCCGCGGTACAGCTGAAGTTCCAGAGTCAGATATAGTTCAAGCATGCAGAAGA tTGTTGGATGAGAGGCAGAGCACAAATGTTTTGCAGTATCTTCAAGCCATCAATAG GAGACCAGACATCACTGATGGCCTGAAGAAGCTTAAATGTCGAACTCTCATTTTCATTGGGGATAGCTCCCCTTTTCATTCAGAGGCTCTCCACATGATTGCGAAATTGGATAAAAGATATAGTGCATTAGTTGAG GTCCAGGCTTGTGGATCAATGGTGACAGAAGAGCAACCACATGCAATGTTGATACCAATGGAATACTTTTTGATGGGTTATGGGATGTATAGACCTTGCCAGTTTACTGACAGTCCAAAGAGTCCACTGAGTCCGTCTTGCATCTCCCCAGAGCTTCTCTCTCCGGAAAGTATGGGTTTGAAGTTAAAGCCAATCAAGACTCGAGTTTCGATGTCAAATGTAGACAAACCATTTTGA